One genomic window of Desulfurococcus mucosus DSM 2162 includes the following:
- a CDS encoding RNA-guided endonuclease InsQ/TnpB family protein, with product MTSLLTRTVIVPSSRLGWRKFNALRELGEKYREFVVHLVEYGFKHGVKSFTGLKKAKYRELRERYPGLPSHYVHTACQDAAQRVRSFLALKCKGKAKTGGPEVRKVSIWLDDHLWKSEGYTAIKVATHRGWIMIPLWPTKLFWRYVNSGWRLRTQIRLKLDEKRRVAYVYFVFEKMVEERPTRSVIAVDLNENNVTVKAGDKVYILETRIRKITVGYHNRREILQSTKGNRYASRMVKRNEFNKKNDIRRKVASLIVREAERLGVAIAVENLPREAPKDMIKDVDDPKLRDRIYRAGFRSMVREIVQKAREKGIPVIKVNPRGTSSTCPQCGGRLVRGNAPRSLLCLHCGWEGGRDIAAVMNIERRALEKLAEGRVPFGPMPSEPTPEVAWLPMRAWARRKSLDMIEHKWMRMNI from the coding sequence TGGGGAGAAGTACAGAGAGTTCGTTGTCCATCTCGTGGAGTACGGCTTCAAACACGGCGTTAAGTCATTCACCGGGCTAAAGAAGGCGAAGTATCGAGAACTTAGGGAGAGGTATCCAGGCCTCCCATCGCACTATGTACATACGGCTTGCCAAGACGCCGCTCAGCGCGTAAGGAGCTTTCTAGCGTTGAAGTGCAAGGGAAAAGCAAAGACTGGTGGGCCAGAGGTGAGGAAGGTAAGCATCTGGCTCGACGACCACCTGTGGAAGTCAGAAGGCTACACAGCGATAAAGGTGGCTACGCACAGAGGGTGGATCATGATACCGCTCTGGCCCACCAAGCTGTTTTGGAGGTACGTTAACAGCGGTTGGCGGTTGAGAACGCAGATCCGCCTTAAACTTGACGAGAAGAGAAGGGTAGCCTACGTATACTTCGTTTTTGAGAAGATGGTGGAGGAAAGGCCGACGAGGAGCGTCATTGCCGTAGACCTTAATGAAAATAACGTGACGGTGAAGGCAGGAGACAAAGTATATATTCTTGAGACGAGGATTAGAAAAATAACCGTGGGCTACCACAACAGAAGAGAAATCCTACAATCCACGAAGGGAAATCGATATGCGAGTCGCATGGTGAAGCGTAATGAGTTTAACAAGAAGAATGACATTAGAAGGAAGGTAGCTAGTCTCATCGTCAGAGAGGCAGAGAGGTTAGGCGTTGCAATTGCGGTTGAAAATCTGCCTAGAGAAGCACCGAAGGACATGATTAAAGACGTGGACGATCCAAAGCTTAGAGATAGAATATACCGAGCCGGCTTTAGGAGCATGGTTAGGGAAATCGTGCAGAAAGCGAGAGAGAAGGGGATTCCAGTCATAAAGGTCAACCCAAGAGGCACTTCCTCCACCTGCCCGCAGTGCGGGGGGAGGCTGGTGAGGGGCAATGCCCCGAGGTCTCTCCTCTGCCTGCATTGCGGGTGGGAAGGAGGGAGAGACATTGCTGCGGTGATGAACATCGAGAGGAGAGCTTTGGAAAAACTCGCGGAGGGCCGCGTGCCGTTCGGCCCCATGCCCAGTGAACCCACACCGGAGGTAGCATGGCTACCGATGAGGGCGTGGGCGAGGAGAAAGTCCCTAGATATGATCGAACATAAATGGATGAGGATGAATATCTAG